The following proteins are co-located in the Deinococcus metallilatus genome:
- a CDS encoding ABC-F family ATP-binding cassette domain-containing protein: protein MPTLLSAESISVTFGERPVLVDISLSVAAGERVALLGRNGAGKTTLLRVLTGEVVPEEGTVWRAPGLRVGVLEQHHAPPPGLTVRELVDAAHPYRELETELLLLEANLGDPQTLAAWTALHARLEDAGAYTWPARAARVLGMLDLTRFIFREAATLSGGERTRLALALALAREPDLLILDEPTNHLDIRMREWLEDWLRDFRGGVLLTSHDRDFLDAAATRSLWLEDGEGADYPGGYSRARAQRDLERRTRERAARLGEREAARLAGSVEQLDRWGRRSRALKTRAERLPVIEAPLPERQLRMRLLAGTARARLVAWGEHLSKTYGDRMVLQDVAFKLRQGDRVALMGANGTGKTTLMRLLAGELHPDPGPPEPVLRVANGVTVASLDQTWHGLTPGEGLKAQFERRFGTRANALLGRAGFVEADWAKTPSELSGGERARAGLALVSALRADLLILDEPTNHLDVEALLALEGAVHAYGGAVVIVTHDRRFAREVANRLWVIEDGRLREVAGWGSREYSDPARTLTGDPPPPPPPPTSRQRLVSIELQLADIRRELDAPPGTLTGREEARLRAQAHQLQAHLDELYAQAYAAPQFDAQVREPPLTVRAQKLGDCVGGRGGGMFWAARDEECPHLAWDGETLRFSALPPAWYGAALLGGALRILFEQWNVGRVRLGEGGPVLKRRAYFERIGVVSGE from the coding sequence GTGCCCACCCTGCTGTCCGCCGAATCCATTTCCGTCACCTTTGGGGAGCGGCCCGTGCTGGTGGACATTTCGCTCTCGGTCGCGGCGGGTGAGCGCGTGGCGCTGCTGGGGCGCAACGGGGCGGGGAAGACCACGCTGCTGCGCGTGCTGACCGGCGAAGTGGTGCCGGAAGAAGGGACGGTGTGGCGGGCACCGGGCCTGCGCGTGGGCGTCCTCGAACAGCACCACGCCCCCCCGCCGGGCCTGACGGTGCGGGAACTGGTGGACGCCGCGCACCCCTACCGCGAGCTGGAAACGGAACTGCTGCTGCTGGAAGCGAACCTGGGCGACCCGCAGACGCTGGCCGCCTGGACCGCGCTGCACGCCCGCCTGGAAGACGCCGGGGCCTACACCTGGCCCGCCCGCGCCGCGCGGGTGCTGGGGATGCTCGACCTCACGCGCTTCATCTTCCGCGAGGCGGCGACTCTCTCGGGCGGCGAGCGCACCCGGCTCGCGCTGGCGCTGGCCCTGGCCCGCGAACCTGACCTGCTGATCCTCGACGAGCCGACCAACCACCTCGACATCCGGATGCGCGAGTGGCTGGAAGACTGGCTGCGGGACTTCCGGGGCGGCGTGCTGCTGACCAGCCACGACCGCGATTTTCTGGACGCCGCCGCGACCCGCAGCCTGTGGCTGGAGGACGGGGAGGGGGCGGACTATCCGGGCGGTTACTCCCGCGCCCGGGCGCAACGCGACCTCGAACGCCGCACGCGCGAGCGCGCCGCCCGCCTGGGCGAACGGGAGGCCGCCCGCCTGGCCGGAAGTGTCGAGCAACTGGACCGCTGGGGCCGCCGCTCGCGCGCCCTCAAGACCCGCGCCGAACGCCTGCCGGTGATCGAGGCGCCCCTCCCCGAACGGCAGCTCCGGATGCGGCTGCTGGCCGGGACGGCGCGGGCGCGGCTGGTCGCGTGGGGCGAACACCTCTCCAAGACCTATGGCGACCGCATGGTTCTGCAAGACGTGGCCTTCAAGCTGCGCCAGGGCGACCGCGTGGCCCTGATGGGCGCGAACGGCACCGGCAAGACCACGCTGATGCGGCTGCTGGCCGGAGAACTTCACCCCGATCCCGGCCCGCCCGAACCCGTCCTGCGCGTGGCGAACGGCGTCACCGTCGCCAGCCTGGACCAGACCTGGCACGGCCTGACGCCGGGCGAGGGGCTGAAGGCGCAGTTCGAGCGCCGGTTCGGGACGCGCGCAAACGCCCTGCTGGGCCGCGCCGGATTCGTCGAAGCTGACTGGGCCAAGACGCCTTCAGAACTCTCCGGCGGCGAGCGGGCGCGGGCGGGGCTGGCCCTGGTGAGTGCCCTGCGGGCCGACCTGCTGATCCTCGACGAACCGACCAACCACCTCGACGTGGAGGCGCTGCTGGCCCTGGAAGGGGCCGTCCACGCTTACGGCGGCGCGGTCGTGATCGTCACCCACGACCGCCGCTTTGCCCGCGAGGTCGCCAACCGCCTGTGGGTGATCGAGGACGGCCGCTTGCGCGAGGTGGCCGGGTGGGGCTCGCGCGAGTACAGCGACCCGGCCCGGACGCTCACGGGCGATCCGCCGCCACCGCCTCCACCCCCCACATCCCGCCAGCGCCTTGTTTCCATCGAGCTGCAACTCGCGGACATCCGCCGCGAACTGGATGCGCCGCCCGGCACCCTCACCGGACGCGAGGAGGCCCGGCTGCGGGCGCAGGCGCATCAGCTTCAGGCACACCTGGACGAGTTGTACGCGCAGGCCTACGCCGCTCCCCAGTTCGACGCCCAGGTGCGCGAGCCGCCGTTGACGGTCCGCGCGCAGAAACTCGGCGACTGTGTGGGTGGGAGGGGGGGCGGCATGTTCTGGGCCGCCCGCGACGAGGAATGCCCCCACCTCGCCTGGGACGGTGAGACGCTGCGCTTCTCGGCCTTGCCGCCCGCCTGGTACGGCGCGGCGCTGCTCGGTGGAGCACTCCGCATCCTCTTTGAGCAGTGGAATGTGGGTCGGGTGCGGCTGGGTGAGGGTGGCCCGGTCCTGAAACGGCGGGCGTACTTCGAGCGGATTGGGGTGGTCAGTGGTGAGTAG
- a CDS encoding LacI family DNA-binding transcriptional regulator, with protein sequence MISLEDVAKLAQVSPATASRALTRPELVAEATRERVLEAARTLGYQPNVLARSLRQRGSRSLGLVVTDILNPFHALLAKGVQDVAEAQGYTVLMFNTDEESAKERRAFETLRGHLPQGLIVVPTPATHLNLKLLPNLPVIELDRASGRAGAHTVMVDNEVGAYRAVSHLAALGHRRIGMIVGRLDISTAVERHEGYRRALLDAGLPYRPELVVPGNHREADGRAAAHALLTLPPAERPTALFVGNNEMTVGAVLAARELGLRLPDDLSLIGFDDSRWAQTMTPAITVVAQPAYDLGALACRTLLNLLGGQTVPQSVRLKTTFIERDSAAPLTPQPSPLAGSR encoded by the coding sequence ATGATCAGCCTCGAAGATGTCGCCAAACTCGCCCAGGTTTCCCCCGCCACCGCCTCGCGGGCGCTGACGCGGCCCGAACTGGTGGCTGAAGCCACGCGGGAGCGGGTGCTGGAGGCGGCCCGGACGCTGGGGTATCAGCCCAACGTGCTGGCGCGCAGCCTGCGTCAGCGCGGGAGCCGCAGCCTGGGGCTGGTGGTCACCGATATCCTCAACCCCTTTCACGCCCTGCTGGCCAAGGGCGTGCAGGACGTGGCCGAGGCGCAGGGCTACACCGTCCTCATGTTCAACACGGACGAGGAATCCGCCAAGGAACGCCGCGCGTTCGAGACGCTGCGCGGCCATCTGCCCCAGGGCCTGATCGTGGTGCCCACGCCCGCCACGCACCTGAACCTGAAGCTGCTGCCCAATCTGCCGGTGATCGAACTCGACCGTGCGAGCGGCCGGGCAGGCGCCCATACCGTGATGGTGGACAACGAGGTGGGTGCTTACCGGGCGGTATCGCACCTGGCGGCCCTGGGCCACCGCCGCATCGGGATGATCGTGGGGCGGCTGGACATCAGCACCGCCGTCGAGCGGCACGAGGGCTACCGGCGGGCGCTGCTGGACGCGGGCCTGCCCTACCGCCCCGAACTGGTCGTGCCCGGCAACCACCGCGAGGCGGACGGGCGCGCGGCGGCCCACGCCCTGCTGACGCTCCCGCCCGCCGAGCGCCCCACCGCCCTCTTCGTGGGCAACAACGAGATGACCGTGGGCGCGGTGCTGGCCGCCCGCGAGCTGGGCCTGCGCCTGCCGGACGACCTCTCGCTGATCGGCTTCGACGACTCGCGCTGGGCCCAGACCATGACGCCCGCCATCACGGTGGTCGCGCAGCCCGCCTACGACCTGGGCGCCCTCGCCTGCCGGACGCTGCTGAACCTGCTGGGCGGCCAGACGGTCCCCCAGAGCGTGCGGCTGAAGACCACCTTCATCGAGCGGGACTCGGCCGCGCCCCTGACCCCGCAGCCTTCCCCCCTGGCGGGTTCCCGGTGA
- a CDS encoding sugar ABC transporter substrate-binding protein codes for MRAPFKFVTASLTAATVLGLALAQGNQPVIGLITKTETNPFFVKMKEGAQKQASALGAKLMTAAGKTDGDNASQVTAIENMVAAGAKTILITPSEPKAIIPAIQKAQAQGVQVIALDSPTDPQSAVNALFATDNFKAGVLIGQYAKAAGFSGNKVAKIAMLDLSPGPLVGIARHNGFLAGFGIKGITAKTATLATAPQVVCAQDTYGDQAKGQTAMENCLQKNPDINLVYTINEPAAFGAYQALKTAGREKDVMIVSVDGGCAGVRGVQSGQIAATSQQYPLKMAALGVVAGVNYAKSGKKASGYTDTGVTLITNKAVQGVSSKDAKFGLANCWGQ; via the coding sequence ATGCGCGCACCCTTCAAGTTCGTGACCGCCAGCCTCACCGCTGCCACCGTCCTCGGCCTCGCGCTCGCGCAGGGCAACCAGCCGGTGATCGGCCTGATCACCAAGACCGAGACCAACCCCTTCTTCGTGAAGATGAAGGAAGGCGCGCAGAAACAGGCCAGCGCGCTGGGGGCCAAGCTGATGACGGCGGCGGGCAAGACGGACGGCGACAACGCCTCCCAGGTCACCGCCATCGAGAACATGGTCGCGGCGGGGGCCAAGACCATCCTGATCACGCCCAGCGAACCCAAGGCGATCATTCCCGCCATCCAGAAAGCCCAGGCCCAGGGCGTGCAGGTGATCGCCCTCGACTCCCCGACCGATCCCCAGAGCGCCGTGAACGCCCTCTTTGCCACCGACAACTTCAAGGCGGGCGTCCTGATCGGGCAGTATGCCAAGGCCGCCGGGTTCTCGGGCAACAAGGTCGCCAAGATCGCCATGCTCGACCTCTCCCCCGGCCCGCTGGTCGGCATCGCGCGCCACAACGGCTTCCTGGCGGGCTTCGGGATCAAGGGCATCACCGCCAAGACGGCCACCCTGGCGACCGCGCCGCAGGTCGTGTGCGCGCAGGACACCTACGGGGACCAGGCCAAGGGGCAGACCGCGATGGAAAACTGCCTCCAGAAGAACCCCGACATCAACCTGGTGTACACCATCAACGAGCCCGCCGCCTTCGGCGCGTACCAGGCCCTCAAGACCGCCGGGCGCGAGAAGGACGTGATGATCGTCTCGGTGGACGGCGGCTGCGCGGGCGTGCGCGGCGTGCAGAGCGGCCAGATCGCCGCCACCTCGCAGCAGTACCCGCTCAAGATGGCCGCGCTGGGCGTGGTGGCGGGCGTGAACTACGCCAAGAGCGGCAAAAAGGCCAGCGGCTACACCGACACCGGCGTGACCCTGATCACCAACAAGGCCGTCCAGGGCGTCTCCAGCAAGGACGCCAAGTTCGGCCTCGCCAACTGCTGGGGGCAGTAA
- a CDS encoding ABC transporter permease translates to MTNPNPKSLTVPPQRGSLRERLPSLTVLGPLLALILASAFFATQSDRFLTGQNFSLILQQVMVVGVLAIGQTLIILTAGIDLSNGVIMALGSMVMTKFAVEAGVNPYLAVLCGLLTTTFFGLLNGLLITRIKLPPFIVTLGMYNIAFALTQLYSNAQTVTGLPAPLTFFGNTFRVGNTAISYGTVLMLVLYFVTWFVLTHTAPGRHVYAVGNNPEAARLTGIPTQRVLLLVYTIAGLIYGIAALLLVSRTGVGDPNAGQTENLESITAVVLGGTSLFGGRGMLFGTLLGALIVGVFRNGLTLMGVSSVYQILITGILVILAVATDQLSRRKT, encoded by the coding sequence ATGACGAACCCCAATCCCAAATCGCTCACGGTCCCGCCCCAGCGCGGCAGCCTGCGCGAGCGTCTGCCCAGCCTCACCGTGCTGGGACCGCTGCTGGCGCTGATCCTGGCGTCCGCCTTCTTCGCCACCCAGTCTGACCGCTTTCTGACCGGCCAGAACTTCTCGCTGATCCTGCAACAGGTGATGGTCGTGGGCGTGCTCGCCATCGGGCAGACGCTGATCATCCTGACGGCCGGGATCGACCTCTCGAACGGCGTGATCATGGCGCTGGGCAGCATGGTGATGACCAAGTTCGCCGTCGAGGCGGGCGTGAATCCCTACCTCGCCGTCCTGTGCGGCCTGCTGACCACCACCTTCTTCGGCCTGCTCAACGGGCTGCTGATCACCCGCATCAAGCTGCCGCCCTTCATCGTGACGCTGGGCATGTACAACATCGCCTTCGCCCTGACGCAGCTCTACTCGAACGCGCAGACCGTCACCGGCCTGCCCGCCCCCCTCACCTTTTTCGGCAACACCTTCAGGGTGGGGAACACGGCCATCAGCTACGGCACGGTGCTGATGCTGGTGCTGTACTTCGTGACGTGGTTCGTGCTGACGCACACGGCCCCCGGCCGCCACGTCTATGCGGTGGGCAACAACCCGGAAGCCGCGCGCCTGACCGGCATTCCCACCCAGCGGGTCCTGCTGCTGGTGTACACCATCGCGGGCCTGATCTACGGCATCGCCGCGCTGCTGCTGGTGTCGCGCACCGGCGTGGGCGATCCCAACGCCGGGCAGACCGAGAACCTGGAAAGCATCACGGCGGTCGTGCTGGGCGGCACCAGCCTCTTCGGCGGGCGCGGGATGCTCTTCGGGACGCTGCTGGGGGCCCTGATCGTGGGGGTGTTCCGCAACGGCCTGACCCTCATGGGCGTGTCCAGCGTGTACCAGATCCTGATCACCGGCATCCTGGTGATTCTCGCGGTCGCCACCGACCAGCTTTCCAGAAGGAAGACCTGA
- a CDS encoding ATP-binding cassette domain-containing protein, with amino-acid sequence MSAVHNLPVDPPAPSVPLVLEARGLVKRYGHVTALDGADFELRPGEILAVIGDNGAGKSSLIKALSGATIPDAGEIRLDGRPVHFRSPIDARRQGIETVYQDLAVAPAMTIAENLFLGREIVRPGLLGRLFRVLDKPQMLQEATQHMQSLKIGIRSMTQAVETLSGGQRQGVAVARSAAFARHVVILDEPTAALGVKEGNMVLDLIRRVRDNGLPVIIISHNMPHVFEIADRIHIQRLGRRAAVVNPRKISMADTVSVMTGALDPAQLPAEVLA; translated from the coding sequence ATGAGCGCCGTTCACAACCTCCCGGTCGATCCTCCCGCCCCTTCTGTCCCACTGGTGCTGGAAGCGCGCGGCCTGGTCAAACGCTACGGCCACGTGACGGCGCTCGACGGCGCGGACTTCGAGCTGCGCCCCGGCGAAATCCTGGCCGTGATCGGCGACAACGGCGCGGGCAAGAGCAGTCTGATCAAGGCCCTCTCGGGCGCGACCATTCCTGACGCGGGCGAGATTCGGCTGGACGGCAGGCCGGTGCATTTCCGCAGCCCCATCGACGCGCGGCGGCAGGGCATCGAGACGGTGTATCAGGACCTCGCCGTCGCCCCGGCCATGACCATCGCGGAGAACCTGTTCCTGGGGCGCGAGATCGTCCGGCCCGGCCTGCTGGGGCGCCTTTTCCGGGTGCTCGACAAGCCGCAGATGCTTCAGGAAGCGACGCAGCACATGCAGAGCCTCAAGATCGGCATCCGCTCGATGACCCAGGCGGTCGAAACCCTGTCGGGCGGGCAGCGGCAGGGCGTGGCGGTGGCCCGCAGCGCCGCCTTTGCCCGCCACGTGGTCATTCTGGACGAGCCGACCGCCGCGCTGGGGGTCAAGGAGGGCAATATGGTGCTCGACCTGATCCGCCGCGTGCGCGACAACGGCCTGCCCGTCATCATCATCAGCCACAACATGCCGCACGTCTTCGAGATCGCGGACCGCATTCATATCCAGCGCCTGGGTCGCCGCGCCGCCGTGGTCAACCCGCGGAAGATCAGCATGGCCGACACCGTCTCGGTGATGACGGGGGCGCTCGACCCGGCCCAACTGCCCGCCGAAGTGCTGGCCTGA
- a CDS encoding Hsp20/alpha crystallin family protein: MMRFDPFREIEELTQRMDRAFGGAVNNQMSRLAPPVDVHEDEQGLELTLDLPGVNPDDIQIEAENQTLTVQAQRKYNRQEGRTAHRVERAYGSFVRTFSVPAKYDLSKVEADFNHGTLTIRVPRSEAAQKRNIQVRSGGQLNAPRTVDAEQGNQNQGGSQSSGQTQQGGQNSTQGSGQTGQEQQSHQ; the protein is encoded by the coding sequence ATGATGCGATTTGACCCTTTTCGTGAAATCGAGGAACTGACCCAGCGCATGGACCGGGCCTTCGGCGGCGCGGTAAACAACCAGATGTCCCGCCTCGCGCCCCCGGTGGATGTGCACGAGGACGAGCAGGGCCTCGAACTCACCCTGGACCTGCCCGGCGTGAACCCCGACGACATCCAGATCGAGGCCGAGAACCAGACGCTGACCGTGCAGGCGCAGCGCAAGTACAACCGCCAGGAGGGCCGCACCGCCCACCGCGTCGAACGGGCCTACGGAAGCTTTGTCCGCACCTTCAGCGTGCCCGCCAAGTACGACCTCAGCAAGGTCGAGGCCGACTTCAACCACGGCACCCTGACCATCCGCGTGCCACGCAGCGAGGCCGCACAGAAGCGCAACATCCAGGTCCGCAGCGGCGGCCAGCTCAATGCTCCCAGGACCGTGGACGCCGAGCAGGGCAACCAGAACCAGGGTGGGAGCCAGAGCAGCGGGCAGACGCAGCAGGGCGGCCAGAACAGCACCCAGGGCAGCGGGCAGACCGGGCAGGAACAGCAGAGCCACCAGTAA
- the pyrR gene encoding bifunctional pyr operon transcriptional regulator/uracil phosphoribosyltransferase PyrR — MTPKATILTADELRRALTRIAHEIIERNKGAEQLALIGIHTRGIPLARRLAEKLSELEGVNVPTGMLDITLYRDDLSEVAHQPIIRETHVPFDLGRRRVVLVDDVLFTGRTVRAALDALIDLGRPASIQLAVLVDRGHRELPIRADYVGKNLPTARTELVKVKLQETDGVDVVELHDLPVNGEALK, encoded by the coding sequence GTGACGCCCAAAGCCACCATTCTGACCGCCGACGAACTGCGCCGCGCCCTCACGCGCATCGCGCACGAGATCATCGAGCGGAACAAGGGAGCGGAGCAGCTCGCCCTGATCGGGATTCACACGCGCGGGATTCCGCTGGCGCGGCGGCTGGCCGAAAAACTCAGCGAACTGGAAGGCGTGAACGTGCCGACCGGGATGCTCGACATCACCCTGTACCGCGACGATCTGTCGGAAGTCGCGCACCAGCCGATCATCCGGGAGACGCACGTCCCCTTCGACCTGGGGCGCCGCCGGGTGGTGCTGGTGGACGACGTGCTGTTTACCGGACGCACCGTGCGCGCGGCCCTCGACGCCCTGATCGACCTGGGCCGCCCGGCCAGCATCCAGCTCGCCGTGCTGGTGGACCGGGGGCACCGCGAGCTGCCGATCCGCGCCGATTACGTCGGTAAGAATCTGCCCACCGCCCGGACGGAGCTCGTGAAGGTGAAATTGCAGGAGACGGACGGCGTGGACGTGGTGGAACTGCACGATCTGCCGGTGAATGGGGAGGCGCTGAAATGA
- a CDS encoding aspartate carbamoyltransferase catalytic subunit encodes MTVLTPSRPRSLLDFQGWTPERLNALLDNADTMNQVLDRPVKKVPALQGLTVCTAFFENSTRTRISFELAARRMSADVVSFAAGASSLSKGESLRDTVEVLTAYKVDAYIVRHPASGAAHLVARYSGKPVINAGDGRRAHPTQALLDAYTIRQEYGSLEGKKVAIIGDIRHSRVARSNAELLPKLGAEVVLSGPATLLPADLAAMPGVTVTTDPQEAVRGANAVMALRLQQERMNGGYLASFQEYAERYQVNEALLQEAESGAIVLHPGPMNRDLEISSEVADGPRSRILKQVENGQAVRMSVLYHLLVGRD; translated from the coding sequence ATGACCGTCCTCACCCCCTCCCGCCCCCGCAGTCTGCTGGACTTTCAGGGCTGGACCCCCGAACGCCTGAACGCGCTGCTGGACAACGCCGACACCATGAATCAGGTGCTCGACCGCCCGGTGAAGAAGGTCCCGGCGCTGCAAGGGCTGACGGTCTGTACCGCCTTTTTCGAGAACAGCACCCGGACCCGCATCTCCTTTGAACTCGCCGCCCGGCGCATGAGTGCCGACGTGGTGAGCTTCGCGGCGGGCGCGAGCAGCCTCAGCAAGGGCGAGAGCCTGCGCGACACGGTGGAAGTCCTGACCGCCTACAAGGTGGACGCCTACATCGTGCGGCACCCGGCCAGCGGCGCGGCGCATCTGGTGGCCCGCTACAGCGGCAAGCCCGTCATCAACGCGGGCGACGGGCGGCGGGCGCATCCCACCCAGGCCCTCCTCGACGCCTACACCATCCGGCAGGAATACGGCAGTCTGGAAGGCAAGAAGGTCGCCATCATCGGTGATATCCGCCACTCGCGGGTGGCGCGCAGCAATGCGGAACTGTTGCCGAAACTGGGCGCCGAGGTCGTGCTGTCCGGCCCCGCCACCCTCCTGCCCGCCGACCTCGCGGCCATGCCCGGCGTGACCGTCACCACCGACCCCCAGGAAGCCGTGCGCGGAGCGAACGCGGTCATGGCCCTGCGGCTCCAGCAGGAACGCATGAACGGCGGCTACCTCGCCAGCTTTCAGGAATACGCCGAGCGGTATCAGGTCAATGAGGCTCTGTTGCAGGAAGCCGAGAGCGGCGCGATTGTCCTGCACCCCGGTCCGATGAACCGCGACCTCGAAATCAGCAGCGAGGTAGCGGACGGCCCGCGCAGCCGCATTCTGAAGCAGGTCGAGAACGGGCAGGCCGTGCGGATGAGCGTGCTGTATCACCTGCTGGTGGGGCGGGATTGA
- a CDS encoding dihydroorotase gives MFTITNIKRPGSDRLESVTVENGVIKGWNLPAEGEIIDGKGGTVAPALIELHAHLREPGQTEKEDLASGLAAAAAGGYGTVVSMPNTTPVVDDPATVRSLIEKAEGLGLARLKPAAALTKGQKGEQLAELAFLKDAGAAMFTDDGRTNENARVLCLGLEYARSLGMVVSVHAEDAALRADGVMNEGLVSEELGLPGNPWAAEAARVARDMEIVALTGARLHVQHLSTARALDLVREAKKRGLPVTCEVCPHHLTLTDEALRTFDALYKVAPPLRTQADAEYLLEGLLDGTVDCLATDHAPHTRAEKERDLLDAPFGIAYIELAFPLMWTRFGEQLGLEKLLDLMTAAPARVMGWPEPTLEAGAPADLVVLDLATEREVNPAEFRSKAKFSPWTGERLKGWPLLTVVDGKIAFQRED, from the coding sequence ATGTTCACCATCACCAACATCAAACGCCCCGGCAGTGACCGGCTCGAATCCGTCACAGTCGAGAACGGCGTCATCAAGGGCTGGAACCTGCCCGCCGAGGGCGAAATCATTGACGGCAAAGGCGGCACCGTCGCCCCCGCCCTCATCGAACTCCACGCGCACCTGCGCGAGCCGGGGCAGACGGAAAAGGAAGACCTCGCCTCGGGCCTGGCGGCGGCGGCGGCGGGCGGGTACGGCACCGTCGTCTCAATGCCGAACACGACGCCGGTGGTGGACGATCCGGCCACCGTGCGTTCTCTTATCGAAAAGGCGGAGGGGCTGGGCCTGGCTCGGCTGAAGCCTGCCGCCGCCCTCACCAAGGGGCAGAAGGGTGAGCAGCTCGCGGAACTCGCCTTCCTGAAGGACGCGGGCGCGGCCATGTTCACCGACGACGGGCGCACGAACGAGAATGCCCGCGTGCTGTGCCTGGGGCTGGAATACGCCCGCAGCCTGGGCATGGTCGTGAGCGTCCACGCCGAGGACGCCGCTCTGCGCGCCGACGGCGTGATGAACGAAGGGCTGGTGTCGGAGGAGTTGGGCCTGCCCGGCAATCCCTGGGCGGCGGAAGCGGCCCGGGTGGCCCGCGATATGGAGATCGTGGCGCTGACGGGCGCGCGGCTGCACGTGCAGCACCTCAGCACCGCCCGCGCGCTCGATCTGGTGCGCGAGGCGAAGAAACGCGGCCTCCCCGTCACCTGTGAAGTCTGTCCCCACCACCTCACCCTGACCGACGAGGCGCTGCGAACCTTCGACGCGCTCTACAAGGTCGCGCCGCCTCTGCGGACCCAGGCGGACGCCGAATACCTGCTGGAAGGGCTGCTCGACGGCACGGTGGACTGCCTCGCCACCGATCACGCGCCGCATACTCGGGCCGAGAAGGAACGCGACCTGCTGGACGCGCCTTTCGGCATCGCCTATATCGAGCTGGCCTTCCCGCTGATGTGGACGCGCTTCGGGGAGCAGCTCGGCCTGGAAAAACTGCTCGACCTGATGACGGCCGCCCCCGCCCGCGTGATGGGCTGGCCGGAGCCGACGCTGGAAGCGGGCGCCCCCGCCGACCTCGTGGTACTGGACCTGGCGACCGAGCGGGAAGTGAACCCCGCTGAGTTCAGGAGCAAGGCGAAGTTTTCCCCCTGGACGGGCGAGCGGCTGAAGGGCTGGCCGCTGCTGACGGTGGTGGACGGGAAGATAGCGTTCCAGCGCGAGGACTGA
- a CDS encoding carboxypeptidase regulatory-like domain-containing protein produces the protein MRRLALTALILTTALWPAAFAQTGPASAPARTCTLTPAETEGPYYTPGAPAKSNLAADVKTGTPLTVSGQVLDQNCQPVKGAAVDVWQADAQGRYDNSGYTLRGKVTTDAQGRYTFQTVVPGEYPGRTPHIHVKVTAPGGRTLTTQLYVPGLASNARDGIYQPQMQLQNYKVNGGKATANYTFVVQK, from the coding sequence ATGCGTAGACTGGCCCTGACCGCCCTGATCCTGACCACCGCCCTGTGGCCCGCCGCGTTTGCCCAGACGGGCCCCGCCAGCGCCCCGGCCCGAACCTGCACCCTCACGCCCGCCGAGACGGAAGGCCCCTACTACACGCCGGGCGCCCCCGCCAAGAGCAACCTCGCTGCCGATGTGAAGACGGGGACGCCTCTCACCGTGTCCGGGCAGGTGCTCGATCAGAACTGCCAGCCGGTGAAGGGCGCGGCGGTGGACGTGTGGCAGGCCGACGCGCAGGGCCGGTACGACAACAGCGGGTACACCCTGCGCGGCAAGGTCACCACCGACGCCCAGGGCCGCTACACCTTCCAGACCGTCGTGCCCGGCGAGTATCCGGGCCGCACGCCCCACATCCACGTCAAGGTCACGGCTCCCGGCGGCCGGACGCTGACCACCCAGCTCTACGTTCCGGGTTTGGCGAGCAACGCGCGGGACGGCATCTACCAACCCCAGATGCAACTCCAGAACTACAAGGTGAACGGCGGGAAGGCGACGGCGAATTACACCTTCGTGGTGCAGAAGTAA